The following coding sequences lie in one Phycicoccus duodecadis genomic window:
- a CDS encoding response regulator, whose protein sequence is MIRVLVVDDDFMVARIHVGFVEKVDGFAVVGVAHSGAETVEAVERLRPDLLLLDLYLPDRFGLDLLAEVRTGPHPCDAIVITAAKESESVRAAVRLGVADYLLKPFGFPDLEERLRRYAGQRSLLARAEVTGQEDVDRVFLRVGGAAPPLPKGLSPETARLVEDALGAASAPVSATEIAETVGMSRVSARRYLEHFAQMGRADVRLRYGSTGRPERQYRWVG, encoded by the coding sequence ATGATCCGGGTGCTCGTGGTCGACGACGACTTCATGGTGGCGCGCATCCACGTGGGGTTCGTCGAGAAGGTGGACGGCTTCGCGGTCGTGGGGGTCGCACACTCGGGGGCGGAGACGGTCGAGGCGGTCGAGCGGCTGCGCCCCGACCTGCTGCTGCTCGACCTCTACCTCCCCGACCGTTTCGGGCTCGACCTGCTGGCCGAGGTGCGCACCGGGCCCCACCCGTGCGACGCCATCGTCATCACCGCGGCCAAGGAGAGCGAGTCGGTGCGGGCGGCCGTGCGGCTCGGGGTGGCCGACTACCTGCTCAAGCCCTTCGGGTTCCCCGACCTCGAGGAGCGGCTCCGGCGCTACGCGGGGCAGCGCTCGCTGCTCGCCCGCGCCGAGGTCACCGGGCAGGAGGACGTCGACCGGGTGTTCCTGCGGGTCGGGGGCGCCGCACCGCCGCTGCCCAAGGGGCTCAGCCCCGAGACGGCGCGGCTGGTCGAGGACGCCCTCGGGGCGGCCTCCGCGCCGGTCTCGGCCACCGAGATCGCCGAGACCGTCGGGATGTCGCGGGTCAGCGCGCGCCGCTACCTCGAGCACTTCGCGCAGATGGGTCGGGCCGACGTGCGGCTGCGGTACGGCAGCACCGGGCGCCCCGAGCGGCAGTACCGCTGGGTCGGCTGA
- a CDS encoding AMP-binding protein encodes MTVSDFIDRARTVYGDRVGVVDEPSQVADPLPDLTYAEVAALAKRQAARLDELGIGVGERVAIVSHNAARMLVAFFGVCGSGRVLVPVNFRLRPDEIRYIVEHSGSRVLLVDPEVDEALASVGAEHRFVIGDDDAIFAAEGVEPRAWEPDENATATINYTSGTTARPKGVQITHRNIWTNALTFALHAGVTDRDVYLHTLPMFHANGWGMPFATTGLGVPQIVLRKVDGAEILRRVERHGVTFMCAAPAVVNAVLEAAQTWEGEIPGRDRVRIIVAGAPPPTKTVARVEAELGWEFIQIYGLTETSPLLTINRRRAEWDDLPADERASLLVRAGAPALGVSLSLSPENEVLARSNVVLEGYWEQPEESARALEGGWFHTGDGGTIGDDGYLTISDRKKDVIITGGENVSSVEVEDVIFSHPAVTEVAVIGVPDEKWGETIKALVVVGGEEQVTEAEIIAWCKERAAGYKAPTSVEFRSELARTATGKLQKFKLRAPYWEGRDRQVN; translated from the coding sequence ATGACCGTGTCCGACTTCATCGACCGTGCCCGCACGGTCTACGGCGACCGCGTGGGCGTCGTCGACGAGCCCAGCCAGGTGGCCGACCCCCTGCCCGACCTCACCTACGCCGAGGTCGCGGCCCTGGCGAAGCGGCAGGCGGCCCGGCTCGACGAGCTCGGTATCGGGGTGGGCGAGCGGGTCGCGATCGTGTCGCACAACGCGGCCCGGATGCTGGTGGCGTTCTTCGGGGTGTGCGGGTCGGGGCGGGTGCTGGTGCCGGTCAACTTCCGGCTGCGCCCCGACGAGATCCGCTACATCGTCGAGCACTCGGGGTCACGCGTGCTGCTGGTCGACCCCGAGGTCGACGAGGCGCTGGCGTCGGTCGGGGCCGAGCACCGCTTCGTCATCGGTGACGACGACGCGATCTTCGCGGCCGAGGGGGTCGAGCCGCGCGCCTGGGAGCCCGACGAGAACGCGACGGCCACCATCAACTACACCTCGGGCACCACGGCGCGGCCCAAGGGCGTGCAGATCACCCACCGCAACATCTGGACCAACGCGCTCACCTTCGCGTTGCACGCCGGGGTCACCGACCGCGACGTGTACCTGCACACGCTGCCGATGTTCCACGCCAACGGGTGGGGGATGCCGTTCGCCACCACCGGTCTCGGGGTGCCGCAGATCGTGCTGCGCAAGGTCGACGGCGCCGAGATCCTGCGCCGGGTGGAGCGGCACGGGGTGACCTTCATGTGTGCGGCGCCGGCCGTGGTCAACGCGGTGCTCGAGGCGGCCCAGACGTGGGAGGGCGAGATCCCCGGGCGCGACCGGGTGCGCATCATCGTGGCCGGGGCGCCGCCGCCCACGAAGACGGTGGCGCGGGTGGAGGCCGAGCTGGGCTGGGAGTTCATCCAGATCTACGGGCTCACCGAGACCTCGCCGCTGCTGACCATCAACCGCCGCCGCGCCGAGTGGGACGACCTGCCCGCGGATGAGCGCGCCTCGTTGCTGGTGCGAGCGGGGGCCCCCGCCCTCGGGGTGTCGCTCTCGTTGTCGCCCGAGAACGAGGTGCTCGCGCGCTCGAACGTGGTGCTCGAGGGGTACTGGGAGCAGCCCGAGGAGTCGGCACGCGCGCTCGAGGGCGGCTGGTTCCACACCGGCGACGGCGGCACCATCGGCGACGACGGCTACCTGACCATCTCCGACCGCAAGAAGGACGTCATCATCACCGGCGGCGAGAACGTGTCGTCGGTCGAGGTCGAGGACGTCATCTTCAGCCACCCGGCCGTCACCGAGGTGGCGGTGATCGGCGTGCCCGACGAGAAGTGGGGCGAGACGATCAAGGCGCTCGTGGTGGTCGGCGGCGAGGAGCAGGTCACCGAGGCCGAGATCATCGCTTGGTGCAAGGAGCGCGCGGCCGGTTACAAGGCGCCGACGTCGGTGGAGTTCCGCTCCGAGCTGGCCCGCACCGCGACCGGGAAGCTGCAGAAGTTCAAGCTGCGTGCGCCGTACTGGGAAGGGCGGGACCGCCAGGTCAACTGA
- a CDS encoding NAD(P)H-quinone oxidoreductase encodes MQAITIPEPGGPDALVLSDVETPAPEAGEVLVRVAAAGVNRADTMQRQGHYPPPPGESEVPGLEVSGTVEALGDGVDGWAVGDEVCALLAGGGYAELVRVPAGQLLPVPSGVSLADAAALPEVACTVWSNVFLTANLQPGETLLVHGGSSGIGTMAIQLAKAVGATVAVTAGSAEKLEACRALGADILVNYRDEDFVERVRAATGGRGADVVLDNMGAKYLGRNVDVLAPNGRLVVIGLQGGRVGQLDLGALLVKRAAVIATSLRARPRDEKAAIVAAVREHVWPLVADGVVRPIIHSRHPLAEAAAAHREMEESGHIGKILLTIG; translated from the coding sequence ATGCAGGCGATCACGATCCCCGAGCCCGGCGGGCCCGACGCCCTCGTCCTCTCCGACGTCGAGACACCGGCACCAGAGGCGGGCGAGGTGCTGGTGCGCGTCGCGGCCGCGGGCGTCAACCGGGCCGACACCATGCAGCGCCAGGGCCACTACCCGCCGCCGCCCGGCGAGTCCGAGGTCCCGGGGCTCGAGGTGAGCGGCACCGTCGAGGCGCTCGGTGACGGCGTCGACGGCTGGGCGGTCGGCGACGAGGTGTGCGCGCTGCTGGCCGGCGGTGGGTACGCCGAGCTGGTGCGGGTGCCCGCGGGGCAGCTGCTGCCGGTGCCGAGCGGGGTGTCGCTCGCCGACGCCGCCGCGCTGCCTGAGGTGGCCTGCACGGTCTGGTCCAACGTCTTCCTCACCGCCAACCTGCAGCCCGGCGAGACCCTGCTGGTGCACGGCGGGTCGTCGGGGATCGGCACCATGGCCATCCAGCTCGCGAAGGCGGTCGGCGCCACGGTCGCGGTCACCGCGGGGAGCGCCGAGAAGCTCGAGGCCTGCCGCGCCCTCGGCGCCGACATCCTGGTCAACTACCGCGACGAGGACTTCGTCGAGCGGGTGCGCGCGGCGACCGGCGGCCGCGGCGCCGACGTGGTGCTCGACAACATGGGGGCCAAGTACCTGGGGCGCAACGTCGACGTGCTGGCCCCCAACGGGCGGCTGGTCGTCATCGGGCTCCAGGGCGGGCGCGTGGGGCAGCTCGACCTCGGCGCCCTGCTGGTCAAGCGGGCCGCCGTGATCGCGACGTCGCTGCGGGCCCGTCCTCGCGACGAGAAGGCGGCGATCGTGGCCGCCGTGCGCGAGCACGTGTGGCCGCTGGTGGCCGACGGCGTGGTGCGCCCGATCATCCACTCGCGCCACCCGCTCGCCGAGGCGGCCGCCGCGCACCGCGAGATGGAGGAGAGCGGCCACATCGGCAAGATCCTGCTCACCATCGGCTGA
- a CDS encoding MFS transporter — MSPLASYRRLFSLAGPRYVLVAFVGRLPLAMSQMGTLLLVAGTTGSYALGGGAAGALAVANAVGAPVAGSLADRIGQRPVVLVQSLAGGAALLALVALAVSGRSPAVVITAAAVAGAAMPQIGPLARVRWRPLTRGQGAAQPRLMETAFSYEGAADEASFVLGPALIGVLVVLVSPALAVSVAAVLLLAFGTAFALHPTATLAHAHRSTAAATGRLLTAAFGVLLGAQLLIGVLFGSIQTGTTVLTTAAGQPGIAGLVHASLGVGSVLAGLAVAGLPVRFGFPSRVLVAALGLAVLTTPLLVTDSVPRLFAVVLVLGFVIAPYMISVFVLGERVVPASRVGTAMTLLAAVTGVGYALGSAVAGRLADAHGHPGAFAVTVAAGSLAALLALAAQPLLRRVSATGRMSGDDAGAVEGAPA, encoded by the coding sequence ATGTCTCCCCTCGCCAGCTACCGGCGGCTGTTCTCGCTCGCCGGCCCGCGCTACGTCCTCGTCGCCTTCGTCGGGAGGTTGCCGCTCGCGATGAGCCAGATGGGGACGCTGCTCCTCGTCGCCGGCACCACCGGCTCGTACGCCCTGGGCGGTGGGGCCGCCGGTGCCCTGGCCGTCGCCAACGCCGTGGGTGCCCCGGTCGCCGGGTCACTGGCCGACCGCATCGGGCAGCGGCCCGTCGTCCTCGTGCAGTCCCTGGCCGGTGGGGCGGCCCTGCTGGCGCTCGTGGCCCTCGCCGTGTCGGGGCGGTCGCCGGCCGTCGTCATCACCGCGGCCGCGGTGGCCGGCGCGGCGATGCCGCAGATCGGGCCGCTGGCCCGGGTGCGCTGGCGGCCGCTGACGCGCGGCCAGGGCGCCGCCCAGCCCCGCCTGATGGAGACGGCCTTCTCGTACGAGGGCGCGGCCGACGAAGCCTCGTTCGTGCTCGGCCCGGCCCTCATCGGGGTGCTGGTGGTGCTGGTCAGCCCGGCGCTGGCGGTGTCGGTGGCGGCGGTGCTGCTGCTGGCCTTCGGCACGGCCTTCGCGCTGCACCCGACCGCGACCCTGGCGCACGCGCACCGCTCGACGGCCGCGGCGACCGGCCGGCTGCTCACCGCGGCCTTCGGGGTGCTCCTGGGCGCGCAGCTGCTCATCGGGGTGCTGTTCGGCTCCATCCAGACCGGGACGACCGTGCTCACGACCGCGGCCGGGCAGCCCGGGATCGCCGGGCTGGTGCACGCGTCCCTCGGGGTGGGCTCGGTGCTCGCGGGCCTCGCGGTGGCCGGCCTGCCGGTGCGCTTCGGCTTCCCGTCGCGGGTGCTGGTGGCGGCGCTGGGGCTCGCCGTGCTGACCACGCCGCTGCTCGTGACCGACTCGGTCCCGCGGCTGTTCGCGGTCGTCCTGGTGCTGGGCTTCGTGATCGCGCCCTACATGATCAGCGTGTTCGTCCTCGGCGAGCGGGTGGTGCCGGCCTCGCGGGTCGGGACGGCGATGACCCTGCTCGCGGCGGTGACCGGCGTGGGGTACGCCCTGGGGTCGGCCGTGGCGGGTCGGCTGGCGGACGCACACGGCCATCCCGGGGCGTTCGCGGTGACGGTGGCGGCCGGGTCGCTGGCCGCGCTGCTGGCACTGGCCGCGCAGCCGCTGCTGCGCCGCGTCTCGGCAACCGGCCGGATGTCGGGCGACGACGCCGGTGCCGTCGAGGGCGCCCCCGCCTGA
- a CDS encoding MFS transporter: MSTRRAASLAVDVGPTASRWWMLAAFSLLVATTQVLWLTFAPVTRESARALGVSEGLVGDLAVVNPLLFVLLALPAGRFVDRAFRPTLAAGAAFTMGGALVRLVDPASYGWQLSGQLLASVAQPLVLTATTALAARCFPPAQRTLAIAVGSAAQFVGVLAGALGGPLLVGHDGLAPLLAAHAALAVVAGVAVLALLRVVVVAPPEVRAAGGAGWAWLRHDPLLWRLAGLLLVGVGVFNALATWLDPIMAGLGHPGVAGGLIGVMTVAGIVGAAVLPGPAAARDARRALLLVATALTAGVMLVLTVVNAPLAAGALLAVLGVVLLAGLPVALDWSEAHVGAARSGTATAVLLLAGNLGGVVLVLAVQPFVGSPRLALMVIGLAGPPGLWLALGLPRRASRATPV; encoded by the coding sequence GTGAGCACCCGGCGGGCCGCCTCCCTGGCCGTCGACGTCGGGCCCACGGCGTCGCGGTGGTGGATGCTGGCCGCCTTCTCGCTGCTCGTGGCCACCACCCAGGTGCTGTGGCTGACCTTCGCCCCGGTCACCCGCGAGAGCGCCCGCGCGCTCGGGGTCTCCGAGGGCCTCGTCGGCGACCTGGCCGTCGTCAACCCGCTGCTGTTCGTGCTGCTCGCGCTGCCGGCCGGGCGCTTCGTCGACCGCGCCTTCCGCCCCACACTGGCGGCCGGCGCCGCCTTCACGATGGGCGGGGCCCTGGTCCGGCTGGTCGACCCCGCCTCCTACGGATGGCAGCTGTCGGGCCAGCTGCTGGCGTCGGTGGCCCAGCCGCTCGTGCTCACGGCCACCACCGCACTGGCCGCCCGCTGCTTCCCGCCCGCACAGCGCACCCTCGCCATCGCGGTCGGCAGCGCGGCCCAGTTCGTGGGGGTCCTCGCCGGCGCCCTGGGTGGGCCGCTGCTCGTGGGCCACGACGGCCTCGCGCCACTCCTGGCCGCCCACGCCGCCCTGGCGGTCGTGGCCGGTGTCGCGGTCCTGGCCCTGCTCCGTGTCGTCGTCGTCGCCCCGCCCGAGGTCCGTGCCGCGGGCGGCGCCGGCTGGGCCTGGTTGCGCCACGACCCGCTTCTCTGGCGGCTGGCGGGCCTGCTGCTGGTGGGGGTCGGCGTCTTCAACGCGCTGGCCACCTGGCTCGACCCGATCATGGCCGGGCTGGGGCACCCGGGTGTCGCGGGCGGCCTGATCGGGGTGATGACGGTGGCGGGGATCGTCGGGGCCGCGGTGCTGCCCGGCCCGGCGGCCGCTCGCGACGCCCGTCGCGCGCTGCTGCTCGTCGCGACCGCGCTCACCGCCGGCGTGATGCTCGTGCTCACCGTGGTCAACGCGCCGCTGGCGGCCGGGGCACTGCTCGCGGTGCTCGGCGTCGTCCTCCTGGCGGGGCTGCCGGTGGCACTGGACTGGTCCGAGGCGCACGTCGGTGCGGCCCGTTCGGGCACGGCCACGGCGGTCCTGCTGTTGGCCGGCAACCTCGGCGGGGTCGTGCTGGTCCTCGCGGTGCAGCCGTTCGTGGGCTCGCCGCGGCTGGCACTCATGGTCATCGGCCTCGCCGGCCCGCCGGGCCTGTGGCTCGCGCTCGGACTGCCTCGCCGCGCCTCCCGGGCGACGCCCGTCTAG
- a CDS encoding MFS transporter, translated as MDAPLTPLRADPDFRAFWSARIVSILGTLVTAVALPVLVYRLSGSPALTALVTLVEGLPYLFFGLVSGALSDRLDRRRVMVAADLLSACAIGSVPVAYALDALTVTHALLAGFVTQTCFVFFDGAAFGALPAIVGRARLGEANAAVWGVGSLLDLGVPMLTGVLLALAHPAVLLGVDAVSFVLSAVLVARIRVRLSGRRDLPPLRPRVLGAEVLVGLRFLWAHAGVRAQTVIGFLMSLSGAGFMALSVPYADRLLGVGTSGWRFGLVFAAWGMGGVTAAALTPWLLRRMPPARVTLVALGPSAVAGLVVATASAWPVAVVAMVVWGVFYQTVVLNSMTYRQQVTPEPLLGRVNTAGRMLSFGVGWTTGALGASAVAELLGVRGAMVAVVSVGLVAAAFGWLSPLRSLRRVDVPVPV; from the coding sequence GTGGACGCGCCGCTCACCCCGCTGCGGGCCGACCCCGACTTCCGGGCCTTCTGGAGCGCGCGCATCGTGTCCATCCTGGGCACGCTCGTCACCGCCGTCGCGCTCCCCGTGCTGGTCTACCGGCTCAGCGGCAGCCCCGCGCTCACCGCCCTGGTCACCCTGGTCGAGGGCCTGCCGTACCTGTTCTTCGGGCTGGTCTCGGGCGCCCTGTCCGACCGGCTCGACCGCCGCCGGGTCATGGTCGCGGCCGACCTGCTCAGCGCCTGTGCCATCGGGTCGGTCCCGGTGGCCTACGCGCTCGACGCGCTCACGGTCACCCACGCCCTGCTCGCCGGGTTCGTCACGCAGACCTGCTTCGTGTTCTTCGACGGCGCGGCCTTCGGGGCCCTCCCGGCCATCGTCGGCCGCGCCCGGCTCGGCGAGGCCAACGCCGCCGTCTGGGGGGTGGGCTCGCTGCTCGACCTCGGGGTGCCGATGCTCACCGGCGTGCTCCTGGCCCTGGCGCATCCGGCCGTGCTGCTCGGGGTCGACGCCGTCAGTTTCGTGCTCTCGGCGGTGCTCGTGGCGCGCATCCGGGTGCGGCTCTCGGGGCGCCGCGACCTGCCGCCGCTGCGGCCCCGGGTGCTGGGAGCCGAGGTGCTGGTCGGGCTGCGCTTCCTGTGGGCCCACGCGGGCGTGCGCGCGCAGACCGTCATCGGCTTCCTGATGTCGCTCTCCGGCGCCGGGTTCATGGCCCTCTCGGTGCCCTACGCCGACCGGCTGCTCGGCGTCGGCACCAGCGGCTGGCGCTTCGGCCTCGTCTTCGCGGCCTGGGGCATGGGGGGTGTCACGGCCGCCGCCCTCACGCCGTGGCTGCTGCGCCGGATGCCGCCGGCCCGGGTCACGCTGGTGGCGCTCGGCCCGTCGGCCGTCGCCGGCCTGGTGGTGGCCACCGCCTCGGCCTGGCCGGTGGCGGTCGTGGCCATGGTGGTGTGGGGCGTGTTCTACCAGACCGTCGTGCTGAACTCGATGACCTACCGCCAGCAGGTCACCCCCGAGCCGCTCCTCGGGCGGGTCAACACCGCGGGCCGGATGCTGTCGTTCGGCGTCGGCTGGACCACCGGCGCCCTGGGGGCCAGCGCGGTGGCCGAGCTGCTGGGGGTGCGGGGCGCGATGGTGGCCGTGGTCTCGGTCGGGCTGGTGGCGGCGGCCTTCGGCTGGCTCTCGCCGCTGCGCTCGCTGCGCCGCGTCGACGTCCCGGTGCCGGTGTGA
- the mobA gene encoding molybdenum cofactor guanylyltransferase: MPSAPVSVVVLAGGRSSRFGADKLAAPLRGTTVLDHLLDALPTAWPVVVVGQERATRRPVTWAREDPPGGGPLAAVLAGVAVARADLVAVVAGDMPEAAPALERLVAVLTAAGPEVEAAVGVDDEGVPNPLLAAYRRAAVAARAALPTAGVPARSLLSLVHVEVPVPGREAHDVDTRADLDSFGPRA; the protein is encoded by the coding sequence ATGCCGAGTGCCCCCGTCAGCGTCGTCGTCCTCGCCGGAGGCCGGTCGAGCCGGTTCGGGGCCGACAAGCTGGCCGCCCCGCTGCGCGGCACCACCGTGCTCGACCACCTGCTCGACGCCCTGCCCACCGCGTGGCCCGTCGTGGTGGTGGGTCAGGAGCGGGCGACCCGCCGCCCCGTGACGTGGGCCCGCGAGGACCCGCCCGGCGGTGGCCCGCTGGCGGCGGTGCTGGCCGGGGTCGCGGTGGCGCGGGCCGATCTGGTGGCGGTCGTGGCGGGCGACATGCCGGAGGCGGCGCCGGCGCTGGAGCGGTTGGTGGCGGTGCTCACGGCGGCGGGCCCCGAGGTGGAGGCGGCCGTGGGGGTCGACGACGAGGGGGTCCCCAACCCCCTGCTGGCGGCCTACCGGCGCGCGGCGGTCGCGGCCCGGGCGGCGCTGCCGACCGCGGGCGTCCCGGCCCGCTCGCTGCTGTCGCTGGTGCACGTCGAGGTGCCGGTGCCCGGGCGGGAGGCGCACGACGTCGACACCCGGGCCGACCTCGATTCCTTCGGCCCGCGGGCATAG
- a CDS encoding MerR family transcriptional regulator — MSTATAVTAPPAGLSIAEAAERTGLTTDTLRYYEKDGLLLRAVGRSSSGHRRYTEADLRWIGLLSRLRATGMPIRDVRRYADLVRAGSGTEADRLELLRAHRRVVLDQLAEVTEHLGAIDQKIGIYEDVVARQESEAARA; from the coding sequence GTGAGCACCGCGACCGCCGTCACCGCACCCCCCGCCGGCCTCTCGATCGCCGAGGCCGCCGAGCGCACCGGTCTGACGACCGACACCCTGCGCTACTACGAGAAGGACGGCCTGCTGCTGCGCGCCGTGGGCCGCTCCAGCAGTGGCCACCGGCGCTACACCGAGGCCGACCTGCGCTGGATCGGGTTGCTGAGCCGGCTGCGCGCCACCGGGATGCCGATCCGCGACGTCCGCCGCTACGCCGACCTCGTCCGCGCCGGCAGTGGCACCGAGGCCGACCGGCTCGAGCTCCTGCGCGCGCACCGTCGGGTCGTCCTCGACCAGCTGGCCGAGGTCACCGAGCACCTCGGGGCGATCGACCAGAAGATCGGCATCTACGAGGACGTCGTGGCCCGTCAGGAGTCGGAGGCCGCCCGGGCTTGA
- a CDS encoding IclR family transcriptional regulator — MANAPAAGHALDVLGLIARRGEPVPAAAIARDLGLPRSSVYHLLAVLVERGYVRHLPEERRYGLGLAAYELGSAYQRQAPLERMARGLMDRLVDGCGHNAHLAVLHGGDVLYVVEHRAPGRPLLVTDVGVRLPAPLTATGLAMLAALPAAQVRALYPDRAALVRRDGRGPASTTQLRSWLQAVRQRGYAVEDGLVTPGLGSVAVAVLDANDYPVAAVAVTYPQADVDDAGRERLVAAVGRTAGALAARVGRVR, encoded by the coding sequence ATGGCCAACGCCCCCGCGGCCGGGCACGCCCTCGACGTCCTCGGCCTCATCGCCCGCCGCGGGGAGCCGGTGCCGGCCGCGGCCATCGCGCGCGACCTGGGGCTGCCCCGCTCCAGCGTCTACCACCTGCTGGCCGTGCTCGTGGAGCGCGGCTACGTGCGCCACCTGCCCGAGGAGCGGCGCTACGGGCTGGGGCTGGCCGCGTACGAGCTCGGCTCGGCGTACCAACGGCAGGCGCCCCTGGAGCGGATGGCCCGGGGCCTGATGGACCGGCTCGTCGACGGCTGCGGCCACAACGCGCATCTGGCGGTGCTGCACGGGGGCGACGTGCTCTACGTGGTCGAGCACCGGGCGCCGGGTCGGCCGCTGCTGGTCACCGACGTGGGGGTGCGGCTGCCGGCGCCCCTGACCGCCACCGGGCTGGCGATGCTGGCGGCCCTGCCGGCCGCCCAGGTGCGGGCGCTCTACCCCGACCGGGCCGCCCTGGTGCGGCGCGACGGGCGCGGGCCGGCGTCCACGACCCAGCTGCGCTCCTGGCTGCAGGCGGTGCGCCAGCGCGGGTACGCGGTCGAGGACGGGCTGGTCACGCCGGGCCTGGGTTCGGTCGCGGTCGCCGTGCTCGACGCGAACGACTACCCGGTGGCCGCGGTGGCCGTCACCTACCCGCAGGCCGACGTCGACGACGCCGGCCGCGAGCGCCTCGTCGCCGCCGTGGGGCGGACGGCCGGGGCGCTCGCGGCGCGGGTCGGGCGGGTGCGCTGA
- a CDS encoding proteasome activator: MSDQPSQQDEQGRGQGPDHGDDEQRVVPATVVGDEDRIVVVTPDGMGVAPREAQATTPDDEGSTPARRRPTNPADLVEQPAKVMRIGAMVKQLLEEVRSAPLDEQGRARLADVHERSIAELKDGLAPELVEELERIALPFSDEAPSDAELRIAQAQLVGWLEGLFHGIQTALVAQQMAAQAQLQQMRQLPPGTHPGMPHPGGGMPGMPGPPSEPGHAEGTGQYL; this comes from the coding sequence ATGAGCGACCAGCCGAGCCAGCAGGACGAGCAGGGCCGGGGCCAGGGCCCGGACCACGGCGACGACGAGCAGCGCGTGGTGCCCGCGACCGTGGTCGGCGACGAGGACCGCATCGTCGTCGTGACCCCCGACGGGATGGGCGTGGCACCGCGCGAGGCTCAGGCCACGACGCCCGACGACGAGGGCTCGACCCCGGCCCGCCGGCGGCCCACCAACCCGGCCGACCTCGTCGAGCAGCCCGCCAAGGTCATGCGCATCGGCGCCATGGTCAAGCAGCTCCTCGAGGAGGTGCGCAGCGCGCCGCTCGACGAGCAGGGCCGGGCCCGCCTCGCCGACGTGCACGAGCGCTCGATCGCCGAGCTCAAGGACGGCCTGGCCCCCGAGCTGGTCGAGGAGCTCGAGCGCATCGCCCTGCCCTTCAGCGACGAGGCGCCCAGCGATGCCGAGCTCCGCATCGCCCAGGCGCAGCTGGTCGGCTGGCTCGAGGGCCTGTTCCACGGCATCCAGACCGCCCTGGTCGCGCAGCAGATGGCGGCCCAGGCGCAGCTGCAGCAGATGCGCCAGCTCCCGCCCGGCACCCACCCCGGGATGCCGCACCCGGGCGGGGGGATGCCGGGCATGCCCGGGCCGCCGTCCGAGCCGGGGCACGCCGAGGGCACCGGCCAGTACCTCTAG
- a CDS encoding aldo/keto reductase, whose protein sequence is MTTQHRTLGTTSALTVSALGLGCMGMSEFYGTGDEQTGIDTIRRALDFGVSFLDTADMYGPFTNERLVGKAIAGRRDEVQLATKFGNKRGEDGARLGIDGSPEYVRAACDASLQRLGVDHIDLYYQHRVDKAVPIEETVGAMKGLVEAGKVRHLGLSEASAETIRRAHAVHPITALQTEYSLFTRDLEDEILPTIRELGIGLVPYSPLGRGILTGAITSEEQLEANDSRRTAYFPRFQGEALETNLGLVAKVRAIAEEKGCTPGQLALAWVLAQGDDVAPIPGTKRVKYLEENVGALEVELTADDLAALDAAVPRDAVAGPRYGDMSSIDA, encoded by the coding sequence ATGACGACACAGCACCGCACCCTCGGCACCACCTCCGCCCTCACCGTCTCGGCCCTCGGCCTCGGCTGCATGGGGATGTCGGAGTTCTACGGCACCGGCGACGAGCAGACCGGCATCGACACCATCCGCCGCGCCCTCGACTTCGGCGTCAGCTTCCTCGACACCGCCGACATGTACGGCCCCTTCACCAACGAGCGGCTCGTCGGCAAGGCCATCGCCGGCCGCCGCGACGAGGTGCAGCTGGCCACCAAGTTCGGCAACAAGCGCGGGGAGGACGGCGCGCGCCTCGGCATCGACGGCAGCCCCGAGTACGTCCGCGCCGCGTGCGACGCCAGCCTCCAGCGCCTCGGCGTCGACCACATCGACCTCTACTACCAGCACCGCGTCGACAAGGCCGTCCCCATCGAGGAGACCGTCGGCGCGATGAAGGGGCTCGTCGAGGCCGGCAAGGTGCGCCACCTCGGCCTGTCGGAGGCTTCGGCCGAGACCATCCGCCGGGCCCACGCGGTGCACCCGATCACCGCGCTCCAGACCGAGTACAGCCTCTTCACCCGCGACCTCGAGGACGAGATCCTCCCCACGATCCGCGAGCTCGGCATCGGCCTGGTGCCCTACTCGCCGCTGGGGCGCGGCATCCTGACCGGCGCCATCACCTCGGAGGAGCAGCTCGAGGCCAACGACTCGCGCCGCACGGCGTACTTCCCGCGCTTCCAGGGCGAGGCGCTCGAGACCAACCTCGGCCTGGTCGCCAAGGTGCGCGCCATCGCCGAGGAGAAGGGCTGCACGCCGGGCCAGCTCGCGCTCGCCTGGGTGCTGGCGCAGGGTGACGACGTCGCCCCGATCCCCGGCACCAAGCGGGTCAAGTACCTGGAGGAGAACGTCGGCGCGCTGGAGGTCGAGCTCACGGCCGACGACCTCGCGGCCCTCGACGCCGCCGTCCCGCGCGACGCCGTGGCCGGCCCCCGCTACGGCGACATGTCCTCGATCGACGCCTGA